Proteins from a genomic interval of Gadus macrocephalus chromosome 2, ASM3116895v1:
- the mlx gene encoding max-like protein X: protein MMTDPITSPEESWKTEGAFSDSGFDHGFFTETALTGSLVSRANSIGSTSASSVPNTDDEDSDYRHEASYKDSYKDRRRQAHTQAEQKRRDAIKKGYDDLQSIVPTCQQQSEFAVGAQKISKATILQKTIDYIQFLHKEKKKQEEEVSTLRKEVMALKIMKTNYEQIVEAHQNNPQQGEEQVSDQVKFRIFQSIMDSLFQTFSSSVSVNSFQELSACVFGWIEEHCKPQTLRDFVVGVLRQLNSPLY, encoded by the exons ATGATGACCGATCCGATCACTTCACCAGAAGAAAGTTGGAAA ACCGAAGGTGCATTCAGTGACAGCGGGTTTGACCATG GTTTCTTTACCGAGACCGCGTTAACGGGTAGTCTGGTCTCCAGAGCAAACAGCATCGGCTCCACAAGTGCCTCTTCAGTACCAAATACAG ATGATGAAGACAGTGACTACAGACATGAGGCATCGTATAAGGATTCGTATAAAGACAGACGacgacaagcacacacacaggctgaacAGAAACGAAGGGATGCCATTAAG AAAGGCTATGATGACCTGCAGTCTATAGTACCAACCTGCCAGCAGCAATCAGAATTTGCAGTGGGGGCACAGAAAATCAGCAAGGCTACCATACTACAGAAAA CCATCGACTACATCCAGTTTCTTCATAAAGAAAAGAAGaagcaagaagaagaagtgtcCACACTGAGGAAGGAAGTGATGGCGCTGAAGATAATGAAAAC GAACTACGAGCAGATAGTGGAGGCCCACCAGAACAACCcccagcagggggaggagcaggtgtCCGACCAAGTGAAGTTCAGGATCTTCCAGAGCATCATGGACTCGCTGTTCCAGACATTCAGCAGCTCCGTCTCAGTGAACAGCTTCCAAGAGCTGTCGGCCTGTGTCTTCGGTTGGATTGAGGAGCACTGCAAGCCACAG ACGTTGAGAGATTTTGTGGTTGGCGTTCTCCGACAGCTCAACAGTCCGCTGTACTGA
- the psmc3ip gene encoding homologous-pairing protein 2 homolog, whose protein sequence is MSKKDNSVGIIFAYLNEKNRPYSATDVFTNLQKQHGLGKTAVVKAMEQLAVEGKIKEKVYGKQKIYFADQSQFTQVNDADLKAMDNQISGLSTQVQSINQSCRQLDAELKVLQGSLTTEELTSEIKKLKEDCSGYRVRLQKIQSATNHIPPEEKEKVYKQRDVYVKEWKKRKRLASDMMDAILEGYPKSKKQFLEEVGVETDEDSKVVLPTT, encoded by the exons ATGAGCAAAAAAGACAACA GCGTGGGAATCATTTTTGCATATTTGAATGAAAAGAACCGTCCTTATAGTGCAACAGATGTTTTCACCAATTTACAAAAACAGCATGGACTGGGGAAAACG GCAGTAGTCAAAGCCATGGAGCAATTGGCGGTGGAAGGGAAGATTAAAGAAAAAGTATATGGcaagcaaaaaatatatttcgCCGACCAG AGCCAATTTACACAAGTGAATGATGCAGACCTGAAGGCCATGGATAACCAGATCTCAGGGCTCAGCACTCAAGTGCAGTCCATCAATCAGAGCTGCAGGCAGCTGGATGCAG AACTGAAAGTACTCCAAGGCTCATTGACAACAGAGGAACTGACATCAGAGATAAAGAAGCTGAAAGAGGACTGTTCTGGTTACCGGGTGCGTCTGCAGAAGATCCAATCAGCAACTAATCATATCCCAccagaagagaaggagaag GTTTACAAACAACGTGATGTATATGTGAAAGAgtggaaaaagagaaaaagactG GCATCAGACATGATGGATGCCATTCTGGAAGGATATCCCAAGAGCAAGAAGCAGTTTCTA GAGGAAGTTGGCGTTGAGACGGATGAAGATTCCAAAGTGGTTTTACCGACTACTTGA
- the retreg3 gene encoding reticulophagy regulator 3 — MANIGAVVDATNDDVVDKQGSGVNLRSRPHSIEKDSQVRAVKVSLQRALGTYEPVLTYLQSVLIWERPFQCVLVYTVVNVVFWFFALTSLRLLFLLASGTAVFVCLDTWKNKIWPLIKVRKMDEMENESWGLVQPGLLSVPELCHHIAEAWVSGAACTASMAQYKLLNPGKFCLLTCTVLGLVAMVGRYIPGLVLAYSAVMGVLLAPLAAYHRLLQHVSVRLEPVLQRLDFSVRGYMMSKPIDNQFLRRSIRGAASGDASDSEEELAAFCPSFDDAVVARELALTDSEHSDAEVSYTDNGTFNLSRGQTPLTEGSEDFDRHSDAEESFAQDLQDFPTFNPDATLLDDDDDTSIGLPSLGLSELASHRASLPDIDSDQEDLELCAANFRDELAGAFASNMIQAALAGALQPRSHAGQRAREGPPRARAQRSYRKQSSSELDTDWDGEDFEMLDQSELNQMDPVSGTGSRRGDPGQVSNYLSNLLGKPQ, encoded by the exons ATGGCTAACATTGGGGCAGTGGTAGACGCAACCAACGACGATGTTGTCGACAAACAGGGTTCAGGGGTTAACCTGCGTTCTCGACCGCACTCCATCGAGAAGGATAGCCAGGTGCGGGCTGTCAAAGTCTCTCTCCAGAGGGCATTGGGAACGTATGAGCCTGTTTTGACCTATCTACAGTCGGTCTTAATCTGGGAAAGACCTTTCCAGTGTGTGCTTGTATACACGGTGGTCAACGTGGTGTTCTG GTTCTTTGCCCTGACCTCCTTGCGTCTGCTTTTCCTGCTGGCTTCTGGCACGGCAGTGTTTGTCTGCCTGGATACCTGGAAGAACAAAATATGGCCGTTGATCAAAG TGAGAAAAATGGATGAGATGGAAAATGAAAG CTGGGGCCTGGTGCAGCCTGGGCTTCTGAGTGTGCCTGAACTGTGCCACCACATCGCAGAGGCCTGGGTCAGTGGAGCAGCCTGCACAGCCAGCATGGCCCAGTACAAACTTCTCAATCCTGGCAAG TTTTGCCTGCTGACCTGCACAGTGCTGGGCCTAGTGGCAATGGTGGGTCGCTACATTCCTGGACTGGTTCTGGCCTACTCTGCTG TGATGGGTGTTCTCCTCGCTCCCCTGGCCGCCTATCACAGGCTTCTGCAGCATGTGAGCGTGAGGCTAGAGCCAGTCCTGCAGCGGCTGGACTTCAGCGTCCGTGGATACATGATGTCTAAGCCTATTGATAATCAGT tcctgAGAAGGTCTATCCGCGGTGCGGCCTCAGGAGATGCCAGTGACAGCGAGGAAGAGCTGGCTGCTTTCTGTCCATCG TTTGATGATGCTGTTGTGGCCAGGGAGCTTGCGCTGACGGACTCTGAACACTCTGACGCTGAGGTGTCCTACACAGACAATGGAACGTTCAATCTATCTCGGGGCCAGACTCCACTCACAGAGGGCTCTGAAG ATTTCGACCGCCACAGCGACGCAGAGGAATCGTTTGCTCAGGACCTCCAGGACTTCCCCACCTTCAACCCGGACGCCACCCTgctggacgacgacgacgacacgagcATCGGCCTGCCCAGCTTGGGCCTCTCCGAGCTGGCCAGCCACCGGGCCTCCCTGCCGGACATTGACTCGGACCAGGAGGACCTGGAGCTCTGTGCCGCCAACTTCAGGGACGAACTCGCCGGAGCGTTCGCCAGCAACATGATCCAGGCGGCGCTGGCTGGAGCCCTGCAGCCCCGGTCCCACGCTGGCCAGCGAGCCCGGGAAGGGCCGCCCCGGGCCAGGGCCCAGCGGAGCTACCGCAAGCAGTCGAGCTCGGAGCTGGACACGGACTGGGACGGGGAAGACTTTGAGATGCTGGATCAGTCCGAACTGAACCAGATGGATCCGGTGTCCGGAACCGGAAGTAGGCGGGGAGATCCCGGCCAGGTTTCCAACTACTTGTCCAATCTGCTGGGAAAAccacagtag
- the tubg1 gene encoding tubulin gamma-1 chain, translating into MPREIITLQLGQCGNQIGFEFWKQLCAEHGISPEGIVEEFATEGTDRKDVFFYQADDEHYIPRAVLLDLEPRVIHSILNSPYANLYNPENIYLSEHGGGAGNNWASGYSQGEKIHEDIFDIIDREADGSDSLEGFVLCHSIAGGTGSGLGSYLLEKLNDRYPKKLVQTYSVFPNQDEMSDVVVQPYNSLLTLKRLTQNADCVVVLDNTALNRIATDRLHIQNPSFSQINQLVSTIMSASTTTLRYPGYMNNDLIGLIASLIPTPRLHFLMTGYTPLTTDQSVASVRKTTVLDVMRRLLQPKNVMVSTGRDRQTNHCYIAILNIIQGEVDPTQVHKSLQRIRERKLANFIPWGPASIQVALSRKSPYLPSAHRVSGLMMANHTSISSLFERTCRQYDKLRKREAFLEQFRKEDIFKDNFDELDNSREVVQQLIDEYSAATKPDYISWGTQEQ; encoded by the exons ATGCCGCGGGAAATCATCACTCTGCAGCTAGGACAATGTGGAAATCAAA TTGGTTTCGAGTTCTGGAAGCAGCTTTGTGCCGAACATGGTATCAGTCCAGAAGGGATTGTGGAGGAGTTTGCCACTGAGGGCACCGACCGAAAGGATGTCTTCTTCTATCAG GCCGACGACGAACACTACATACCACGTGCTGTCCTGTTGGATTTGGAGCCCAGAGTGATCCATTCCATTCTGAACTCTCCCTACGCCAACCTGTACAACCCAGAGAACATCTACCTGTCCGAGcatggagggggagcagggaaCAACTGGGCTAGTGGATATTCCCAG GGTGAAAAAATCCACGAAGACATCTTTGATATTATTGACCGAGAGGCAGATGGTAGTGACAGTTTGGAG GGGTTTGTCCTGTGCCACTCGATTGCTGGAGGAACCGGTTCGGGCCTAGGATCCTATCTACTGGAGAAGCTCAACGACAG GTACCCCAAGAAACTGGTGCAGACGTACTCTGTGTTCCCCAACCAGGATGAGATGAGTGATGTTGTGGTCCAGCCCTACAACTCCCTGCTTACCCTGAAGAGGCTCACGCAGAACGCAGACTGCGTG GTGGTGCTGGATAACACGGCTCTCAACCGCATCGCCACCGACAGGCTACACATCCagaacccctccttctcccagaTCAACCAGCTG GTCTCCACCATCATGTccgccagcaccaccaccctgcGTTACCCAGGTTACATGAACAACGACCTGATTGGCCTGATCGCCTCACTCATCCCCACGCCGCGACTCCACTTCCTGATGACGGGCTACACACCCCTCACTACTGACCAATCG GTGGCCAGCGTGAGGAAGACCACGGTGCTGGACGTCATGCGGAGGCTACTGCAGCCCAAGAACGTCATGGTGTCCACGGGGAGGGACCGGCAGACCAACCACTGCTACATCGCCATCCTCAACATCATCCAGGGAGAGGTGGACCCCACCCAG GTGCACAAGAGTCTGCAGAGGATCCGCGAGCGCAAGCTGGCCAACTTCATCCCCTGGGGCCCGGCCAGCATCCAGGTGGCCCTGTCCAGGAAATCTCCCTACTTGCCCTCGGCCCACCGTGTCAGCGGCCTCATGATGGCCAATCACACCAGCATCTCCTCT CTGTTTGAGCGGACGTGCCGGCAGTACGACAAGTTGCGGAAACGGGAGGCCTTCCTGGAGCAGTTCCGTAAAGAAGACATTTTCAAGGATAACTTTGATGAATTGGACAACTCTCGCGAGGTTGTCCAGCAGCTGATCGATGAATACAGTGCAGCCACCAAACCAGACTACATATCCTGGGGAACACAGGAGCAATGA